From Mycolicibacterium nivoides, a single genomic window includes:
- a CDS encoding TIGR03085 family metal-binding protein — protein sequence MSVARRERAALVESMRAAGPDAPTLCEGWTTRDLAAHLVVRERRLDAAPGILVPQLAGYTERVQQKVAESTEWGDLVDQVAAGPPLYSPFKLLDPLVNVAEMYIHNEDVRRAQPNWEPRDLDDATVSALSRGIGAMARMTMGKSPARVALTTPAGKTLATVGAGPEVTVTGEPGELLLFAAGREPARVTFSGDDTAVAALRTARRGL from the coding sequence ATGAGTGTCGCTCGGCGCGAACGTGCCGCACTGGTCGAGTCCATGCGTGCCGCAGGCCCCGACGCGCCCACCCTCTGCGAGGGCTGGACCACCCGTGACCTGGCCGCCCACCTAGTGGTGCGCGAGCGTCGCCTCGACGCCGCCCCCGGCATCCTGGTGCCCCAACTCGCCGGCTACACCGAGCGCGTGCAGCAGAAGGTGGCCGAAAGCACCGAATGGGGCGACCTGGTCGACCAGGTCGCTGCCGGCCCGCCGCTGTACTCCCCGTTCAAACTGCTGGACCCGCTGGTCAACGTCGCCGAGATGTACATCCACAACGAAGATGTGCGCCGGGCTCAACCGAATTGGGAGCCAAGGGATCTCGATGACGCCACGGTGTCCGCGCTGTCCCGCGGGATCGGCGCGATGGCCCGGATGACGATGGGTAAATCCCCGGCCCGGGTGGCCTTGACCACCCCGGCGGGCAAGACGCTGGCCACCGTCGGCGCCGGTCCGGAGGTGACGGTGACGGGAGAGCCGGGCGAGCTGTTGTTGTTCGCCGCAGGCCGAGAGCCGGCCCGGGTGACCTTCTCCGGTGACGACACTGCCGTCGCCGCGCTGCGCACCGCCCGTCGCGGGCTGTAA
- a CDS encoding BTAD domain-containing putative transcriptional regulator produces MDGAPVVIPGAKPRAILTMLGLHGGSVVPADLLMELLWGDDPPRTAAKALQTHISSLRHALGDGFVLTEGTGWRLNTAETDASRYKSLAKSGRDALGAGDTGGAVARFDEAVALWRGIPELPDCRRGASEKTRWIEGHAALVEDRADALLATGRAAEIIGDLEAAVADAPLRERRWGQLMLALYRAGRQGEALGAYRRARSLLADELGVDPGPELRRLEAAIVAQDAELDVPATQHVPSVTRAVTFLLTDIEGSTAAWETDADAMALALARHDELVEQVVTSRGGRLIKTRGEGDATFSVFDRPSAAAAAAIELQDAIFHEPWPLAEPMRIRIALHTGEAELRDGDYFGRAVNRAARLRSQASGGQILCSGATAELVIDTLSDDVALVDLGMRQLKNLARPEHIFELRLQTVESPPPTGDAPIERPAMPAVLAGPGPFVGRARELAELLAAWHQTVLAGTRAVLIAGEPGVGKTRLAGEWGRQAYEQGAVVLYGRSDEDLGAPYQPFAEALRTLVPCVGTSRLRGLRGVEALLPLVPGLTDVLPDLAAPPHGDPDTERYALFDAVVALLGVASVEAPIVLVLDDLHWAAKPTLLLLRHLLRFGEHARVQIVGTYRSTDLDRSHPLAAMLADLHRDGSANRIALNGLDEDDVSTYVAEAGYDDEELARALASVTGGNPFFLIESLRHVEESGGHWDPSTLPQGVREAVSRRLSRLPVETNKALAAAAVVGSQFPLDLVEQVVGQDLIDAFDEACQAAIVIEEPGGRYRFNHAIVRQSLLAELASVRRMRLHQRIAATLETMPGADDELLAELAHHYFECAWAGNALKAVEYCRRAADQAMTRLAYEGAADLYDHALHALDELDDELPDRDDQRVELLVARCEALLAAGDVSSAAGAVSQLKEGTRDSARLAAWATCFDGQLSMLVDPERLDEIESAVAAAALTLAELKDAAGEAKAHTVRAGCLARLGRVADCELALDNALTAARQAHEHRLVNAVLAGAPLAALWGPNPVPRAGGRCLDVVRLLRITTDSPAVEATSTRCQAVLEAFRGRAAAARRMIDSARRTVTELGLRHALLEVEHFAGIVELVLDDPAAAEEHLRLAYNGFRRMRLDADTAEVAALLARACLLLDRTVEAEELSSESERLAGHALKPAIAWRTVRAQLLSDGGSHEEARRVAEEAVAIAEPTDVLVDHGDACLALATVLGAAGDSAGGRAAAERAAELYERKGAVALAEKAQRILGQRDLLAARAEPESASAELDAQYERFESLRRPSKKQVPQHYSDTACTRASQRAVAAIDAEAWDEFEQMFAPEGYIESRRKLVGFERTEFSPHGVMHQTRCDLESGIMRAEHVILAVRGERLALARVILGTVDESPGAPQDEVLQVFGIDEDGRIALQIWFDVDDSDAALAELDAQHALLDQRYRQASLENAATRADDRLIALFGDGRLDEIGVLFTEDTQLDDRRQGFRCESNDRATAVDNICSIAALGAAVTKSTIAVRGDRLCLSLLRFENAEAFCVEALEITEVNSEGLMVAKVEFEPDDFDAACAELDARYLAGEAAGHAHTWSVIAESYDAFNRREIAPTTPEWVNIDHRRGAAFQPGDMVSYIQSAWEDSPDTKIHIAAVHRLSHFGAVVTHFAHGTSRGGFAAEWRDINVLTVEGDMVCRSELFDEDDLDAALAKFDELTRPTPPLSNAASRATDRFLERFAARDWDAMAKMVIDDIRFDDRRRVINADLQTGRDTFIENFRIAADLGATQAPTPIAIRGERVVLASARFSLGGGAPEEFGLDLLHVIEIDADNRIAATVTFDHNDFDAAIDELDARYLAGEAAPHAHSWSAVVGAYAALNRREMPATTADHVSVDHRRVTSFAPGDIKDYTRNAWDQIPDISFRIEAVHRLNDRGAVVTHALHGTSQEGFEAEWREIHLMTLEDELFNRSEMFDEADLDIALARFDELSRTAKLSNAASRVFERFQKCLAEADLDAMANMLSDDICSEDRRHIVSSGIRHGREAALEDARVITGLGAGITATTVLAIRGEHLALRHTQYAVGHVQTDAYQVDLLEVVVVNTDQRISAVVNFDPDDLDAALAELDARYLAGDAASHAHTWSLTMAACAALNRHELPLTTADFVDVDHRRAVSIDAGDMKALLRTALEHTPVMTHHVEAVHRLTEYGSVITQVAHGTSDEGFDAEWRIVGLLTIDGDLINRCEVFDEDDLDTALARFDELGRTAPRPENTASQVIRCFFAEVAEHNWDTVKELLAVDYCGEDRRHVVGSGTRQDREAAIASTRVVADLSFTVDSLAMIATRGEDLVLSRARYSRREDRTNEYIVEVLGVVEIRTDGRIAALVTFDPDDLDSAFAELDARYLAGEAAAYPGVWSAIAEGYVALNSREVPELAPEWINIDHRRAVGFAPGEMPAYVRATWDLASDMLVYVEAVHRLSNVGTVVTHVASATSEQGFESEWREIALLAVDRALISRCELFDEDDLGSALARFDELGRPAPRLDSAATRIWARLADAFNRRDLAGLVALMTADGQSDDRRKGLSSSLTGLERHKAMHSAFEVAPIGLRLDIGPVATRGSRLLLTHDRSRDTNETGQPVTVELLTVIEADDSGLIHDTVSFDLEDIDKAFEELDARYLRGEAAAYAPTWSVVTEGYAALNRHEMPRATPDVVNVDHRPGVAFTPGDLFPYIQASWDISPDLKVHIETAHRLSELGTVITQAAKGSSHEGFYAEWRQIVVFTVDGDEVNRCEMYEEADLDAALARFDELGQQSPST; encoded by the coding sequence ATGGACGGTGCGCCCGTCGTGATACCGGGCGCGAAGCCGCGCGCCATCCTCACGATGCTCGGATTGCACGGTGGTTCGGTTGTACCGGCCGACCTGCTGATGGAATTGCTCTGGGGCGACGATCCGCCACGTACCGCCGCCAAGGCCCTGCAGACACATATCTCCTCTTTGCGTCACGCTCTCGGTGACGGGTTCGTATTGACCGAGGGAACCGGCTGGCGCCTGAACACGGCCGAGACCGACGCCTCGCGTTACAAGTCGCTCGCCAAATCCGGCAGGGACGCTCTCGGCGCCGGTGACACCGGTGGTGCCGTGGCGCGATTCGACGAGGCAGTGGCCCTGTGGCGGGGAATCCCCGAACTGCCCGACTGCCGACGGGGAGCGTCCGAGAAGACCCGGTGGATCGAGGGCCACGCGGCACTGGTCGAAGACCGGGCGGATGCGCTCCTGGCGACCGGTCGTGCGGCGGAGATCATCGGCGACCTCGAGGCGGCCGTGGCGGACGCACCGCTGCGCGAAAGACGTTGGGGCCAGCTGATGCTCGCGCTCTACCGCGCCGGCAGGCAGGGCGAGGCGCTCGGCGCCTACCGCCGGGCCCGCTCATTGTTGGCCGATGAGCTCGGGGTCGACCCGGGACCCGAACTCCGGCGGCTGGAAGCCGCGATCGTCGCCCAGGATGCCGAGCTCGACGTCCCTGCGACACAACATGTTCCATCCGTAACGCGGGCCGTGACCTTCCTGCTGACCGACATCGAAGGGTCGACGGCCGCCTGGGAGACAGACGCCGACGCCATGGCGCTCGCACTGGCGCGACACGACGAGCTCGTCGAACAGGTCGTCACATCCCGCGGCGGCCGGCTGATCAAGACGCGCGGCGAGGGTGATGCCACATTCTCGGTCTTCGACCGACCGTCAGCGGCCGCAGCCGCCGCGATCGAGTTGCAGGACGCGATCTTCCACGAACCGTGGCCGCTGGCCGAACCGATGCGTATCCGCATTGCCCTGCATACCGGCGAGGCCGAGCTTCGTGACGGCGACTACTTCGGTCGCGCCGTCAACCGCGCCGCCCGCCTGCGGTCGCAGGCCTCGGGTGGCCAGATCCTGTGTTCGGGTGCGACCGCCGAGCTGGTCATCGACACGTTGTCCGACGACGTCGCGCTCGTCGACCTGGGCATGCGCCAGTTGAAGAACCTGGCACGGCCCGAGCACATCTTCGAGCTGCGCCTCCAGACCGTCGAAAGTCCACCGCCGACCGGCGATGCACCCATCGAGCGGCCGGCGATGCCCGCGGTGCTCGCAGGACCTGGCCCGTTCGTCGGGCGCGCCCGCGAGCTTGCCGAGCTTCTCGCCGCCTGGCACCAGACGGTCCTGGCCGGCACCCGCGCCGTACTGATCGCGGGCGAACCAGGCGTCGGCAAGACCCGCCTGGCCGGCGAATGGGGCCGGCAGGCCTATGAGCAAGGTGCGGTGGTGCTTTACGGCCGTTCCGACGAAGACCTCGGTGCGCCCTACCAGCCGTTCGCGGAGGCCCTGCGCACGCTCGTGCCCTGTGTCGGTACCAGTCGGCTGCGCGGGCTGCGTGGCGTCGAAGCATTGCTGCCGTTGGTTCCCGGGTTGACCGATGTCCTGCCCGATCTCGCCGCGCCACCTCACGGAGACCCGGACACCGAACGCTACGCACTGTTCGATGCCGTCGTGGCACTGCTCGGAGTCGCCTCGGTGGAAGCACCCATCGTCCTGGTACTCGACGACCTGCACTGGGCGGCGAAACCCACCCTGCTGCTGCTACGCCACCTTCTGCGCTTCGGCGAGCACGCTCGCGTGCAGATCGTCGGCACCTACCGCAGTACGGACCTCGACCGCTCCCACCCGCTGGCAGCGATGCTCGCCGACCTCCACCGCGACGGTAGTGCCAATCGCATTGCCCTCAACGGCCTGGATGAGGACGACGTCAGCACGTATGTGGCCGAAGCCGGATACGACGACGAAGAGTTGGCCCGCGCGTTGGCATCGGTCACCGGTGGCAACCCGTTCTTCCTCATCGAGTCCTTGCGCCATGTGGAGGAGAGCGGCGGGCACTGGGACCCGAGCACTCTGCCACAGGGTGTCCGGGAAGCCGTGAGCCGGAGGCTTTCCCGGCTTCCGGTCGAGACGAACAAGGCACTGGCTGCCGCCGCGGTGGTGGGCAGCCAGTTCCCCCTCGACCTGGTCGAGCAAGTGGTCGGCCAGGACCTGATCGACGCATTCGATGAGGCATGCCAGGCCGCCATCGTCATCGAGGAACCTGGCGGTCGCTACCGTTTCAACCACGCCATCGTCCGGCAATCGTTGCTTGCCGAGCTGGCGTCCGTACGGCGCATGCGGCTGCACCAGCGGATCGCGGCGACGCTGGAGACGATGCCGGGCGCCGATGACGAACTCTTGGCTGAACTGGCCCACCACTACTTCGAATGTGCCTGGGCGGGAAACGCACTCAAGGCCGTCGAGTACTGCCGTCGTGCCGCCGACCAGGCGATGACGCGACTGGCCTACGAGGGCGCGGCCGACCTGTACGACCATGCCCTGCACGCGCTGGACGAACTGGACGATGAGCTGCCCGACCGGGACGACCAGCGTGTCGAACTTCTGGTGGCGCGCTGCGAGGCGCTGCTGGCCGCGGGCGATGTGTCTTCGGCGGCAGGCGCGGTGTCGCAACTGAAAGAAGGAACGCGCGATTCAGCCCGCCTCGCGGCATGGGCGACATGCTTCGACGGCCAGCTCTCGATGCTCGTCGATCCCGAGCGCCTGGACGAGATCGAATCCGCTGTGGCGGCGGCCGCCCTGACGCTGGCCGAATTGAAAGACGCCGCAGGGGAAGCCAAAGCCCACACCGTGCGGGCAGGGTGCCTCGCCCGCCTCGGGCGTGTGGCTGATTGCGAGCTCGCATTGGACAACGCGCTCACCGCAGCGCGTCAGGCGCATGAACACCGTCTGGTGAACGCGGTGCTCGCGGGCGCCCCGCTGGCCGCGTTGTGGGGGCCCAACCCGGTTCCTCGCGCGGGCGGGCGGTGCCTTGACGTGGTGCGTCTACTGCGAATTACGACCGATTCACCTGCGGTCGAAGCGACCTCGACCCGGTGCCAGGCTGTGCTGGAAGCGTTCCGGGGCCGGGCCGCTGCGGCCCGACGCATGATCGACTCCGCCCGGCGCACCGTCACCGAGCTGGGCTTGCGTCATGCGCTCCTTGAAGTCGAGCACTTCGCCGGCATCGTCGAGTTGGTCCTCGATGATCCCGCTGCGGCCGAGGAACATCTTCGGCTTGCCTACAACGGTTTCCGTCGGATGAGGCTGGATGCCGATACAGCGGAGGTGGCCGCGCTGTTGGCGCGCGCGTGTCTCTTGCTCGACCGAACCGTTGAGGCTGAAGAATTGTCCTCGGAGAGTGAACGACTCGCCGGACACGCGTTGAAACCCGCCATTGCCTGGCGCACGGTCCGGGCACAGCTTCTTTCAGATGGTGGCTCACACGAGGAGGCCCGGCGCGTGGCCGAAGAGGCCGTGGCCATCGCCGAGCCCACCGACGTGCTGGTCGATCACGGCGACGCATGTCTGGCATTGGCCACGGTACTGGGAGCAGCAGGCGACAGTGCGGGTGGGCGAGCCGCGGCCGAGCGAGCAGCCGAGCTGTACGAACGAAAAGGGGCTGTGGCGCTCGCAGAGAAGGCACAGCGCATTCTCGGTCAGCGCGACCTGCTGGCCGCTCGTGCTGAACCCGAATCGGCGAGTGCCGAACTCGACGCACAGTACGAGCGATTCGAATCGTTGCGGCGGCCTTCGAAGAAGCAAGTACCCCAGCACTATTCAGATACCGCATGCACACGGGCAAGCCAACGTGCGGTGGCTGCTATCGATGCCGAGGCGTGGGACGAATTCGAGCAGATGTTCGCTCCCGAAGGCTACATCGAGAGTAGGCGCAAGCTCGTTGGCTTCGAGCGAACCGAATTCTCACCACACGGCGTGATGCACCAGACGAGGTGCGACCTCGAGAGCGGGATCATGCGGGCGGAGCATGTCATTCTTGCCGTACGAGGCGAGCGTCTCGCACTTGCACGGGTCATCCTGGGCACTGTCGATGAAAGCCCTGGCGCACCCCAGGACGAAGTTCTCCAGGTGTTCGGCATCGATGAGGACGGCCGAATCGCTCTGCAAATATGGTTTGACGTCGACGATTCGGATGCAGCGCTTGCCGAACTCGATGCGCAGCACGCACTACTCGATCAGCGATATCGGCAAGCATCGCTCGAGAACGCAGCAACGCGAGCCGATGATCGTTTGATCGCACTGTTCGGTGATGGCCGCCTGGACGAGATCGGTGTGCTGTTCACCGAGGACACCCAACTCGACGACAGACGTCAAGGCTTCCGGTGTGAAAGCAATGACCGCGCGACCGCGGTCGACAACATCTGTTCGATCGCAGCCTTGGGGGCCGCTGTTACGAAGTCGACTATCGCGGTGCGCGGGGATCGCCTCTGCCTAAGCCTCCTGCGATTTGAGAATGCCGAAGCATTTTGTGTTGAAGCGCTGGAGATTACCGAGGTCAACTCCGAGGGGTTGATGGTTGCCAAGGTCGAGTTCGAACCCGACGACTTCGACGCCGCTTGCGCCGAGCTCGACGCCCGATACCTCGCCGGTGAAGCCGCCGGCCACGCACACACGTGGTCGGTGATCGCGGAGTCCTACGATGCGTTCAATCGACGAGAGATCGCCCCCACAACCCCTGAGTGGGTGAACATAGACCACCGTCGCGGAGCGGCATTCCAGCCTGGCGACATGGTCAGCTATATCCAATCTGCATGGGAAGATTCACCTGACACCAAGATCCATATCGCGGCGGTACATCGCCTGAGCCACTTCGGAGCGGTTGTCACCCATTTTGCACATGGGACCTCGCGAGGTGGCTTCGCCGCTGAATGGCGGGATATCAATGTTCTCACGGTGGAAGGCGATATGGTCTGCCGCTCTGAGCTATTCGACGAGGACGACCTCGACGCAGCGCTTGCGAAGTTCGACGAACTCACCCGACCGACACCGCCGCTGAGCAACGCGGCAAGCCGAGCGACCGACCGCTTTCTAGAGCGGTTCGCCGCCCGCGACTGGGACGCCATGGCGAAGATGGTGATTGACGACATCAGATTCGACGACCGCCGTCGGGTGATAAACGCCGACCTGCAAACCGGGCGGGACACCTTCATCGAGAACTTCCGGATAGCAGCTGATCTCGGCGCCACACAAGCGCCGACACCCATCGCGATCCGTGGTGAACGCGTAGTCCTCGCAAGCGCTCGATTCTCGCTCGGCGGTGGGGCACCTGAGGAGTTCGGCCTCGATCTCCTGCACGTGATCGAGATCGACGCCGACAACCGCATTGCGGCGACCGTCACCTTCGACCACAACGATTTCGACGCCGCGATTGACGAGCTCGACGCACGCTACCTCGCCGGCGAGGCAGCGCCGCATGCACATTCGTGGTCGGCGGTCGTGGGCGCGTACGCCGCACTCAACCGGCGTGAAATGCCCGCGACGACCGCCGACCATGTGAGCGTCGACCACCGGAGGGTGACATCATTCGCGCCCGGCGATATCAAGGACTACACCCGCAACGCCTGGGATCAGATTCCGGACATCAGCTTCCGCATCGAGGCGGTACATCGGTTGAACGATCGCGGTGCCGTCGTCACCCATGCATTGCACGGAACTTCGCAGGAGGGCTTCGAGGCGGAGTGGCGCGAGATCCACCTCATGACGCTCGAAGACGAGCTGTTCAACCGCAGCGAGATGTTCGACGAAGCAGACCTCGACATCGCTCTCGCACGGTTCGACGAACTAAGTCGCACGGCGAAGCTGAGCAACGCAGCAAGTCGTGTGTTCGAACGCTTCCAGAAGTGTTTGGCAGAAGCCGATCTGGACGCGATGGCGAACATGCTGTCAGATGACATCTGCAGTGAGGATCGTCGTCACATAGTGAGTTCCGGCATCCGGCACGGTCGGGAGGCTGCTCTCGAGGACGCCCGCGTGATCACCGGACTCGGCGCCGGGATCACAGCGACAACAGTCCTTGCGATACGCGGTGAGCACCTGGCGCTCAGGCACACTCAATACGCAGTCGGCCACGTACAGACCGATGCGTATCAAGTCGACCTTCTCGAAGTCGTCGTCGTGAATACCGACCAACGCATCTCCGCTGTAGTCAACTTCGACCCCGACGACCTCGATGCTGCTCTCGCCGAACTCGACGCCCGCTACCTCGCTGGCGACGCGGCGTCGCACGCGCACACCTGGTCACTCACGATGGCTGCTTGCGCCGCACTCAACCGGCACGAACTTCCATTGACAACAGCCGATTTCGTGGACGTTGATCATCGGCGAGCTGTAAGTATCGATGCGGGAGACATGAAGGCGCTTCTTCGTACAGCGCTGGAACATACCCCGGTGATGACGCATCACGTCGAGGCGGTACACCGACTGACCGAATACGGTTCGGTCATCACGCAAGTGGCACACGGTACCTCGGACGAGGGCTTCGACGCCGAGTGGCGGATAGTTGGATTGCTGACAATCGATGGCGATTTGATCAACCGCTGCGAAGTTTTCGATGAGGACGACCTCGACACCGCACTGGCAAGGTTCGACGAACTCGGTCGGACGGCGCCGCGGCCGGAAAACACCGCAAGCCAGGTGATCAGGTGTTTCTTCGCGGAAGTCGCGGAACACAATTGGGACACCGTGAAGGAGTTACTCGCGGTCGACTATTGCGGTGAAGATCGGCGCCACGTCGTGGGTTCAGGTACACGCCAGGACCGAGAAGCTGCGATCGCGTCCACGCGGGTAGTCGCGGACCTATCGTTCACCGTCGACTCGTTGGCCATGATCGCGACCCGCGGCGAGGACCTCGTGCTCAGCCGTGCTCGCTACTCACGCCGAGAGGACAGGACGAACGAGTACATCGTCGAGGTCCTTGGAGTGGTCGAGATTCGCACCGACGGTCGGATCGCTGCGCTCGTCACGTTCGACCCCGACGACCTCGACTCCGCCTTCGCCGAACTCGACGCGCGATACCTCGCAGGTGAGGCGGCCGCCTACCCAGGCGTGTGGTCGGCCATCGCAGAGGGCTATGTCGCACTCAACAGTCGCGAAGTTCCCGAGTTAGCACCGGAATGGATCAACATCGATCACCGACGAGCAGTCGGATTTGCGCCGGGTGAAATGCCCGCATATGTGCGCGCCACGTGGGACCTCGCGTCCGACATGTTGGTCTACGTTGAGGCCGTCCATCGGCTGAGCAATGTGGGAACCGTTGTCACCCATGTGGCAAGTGCGACCTCAGAACAGGGCTTCGAATCCGAGTGGCGGGAGATCGCCCTTCTCGCTGTGGACCGTGCCTTGATCAGCCGCTGTGAACTATTCGACGAGGACGACCTCGGCTCCGCGCTAGCAAGATTCGACGAACTCGGTCGGCCGGCGCCGCGGCTGGATAGTGCCGCAACCCGGATCTGGGCTCGCCTGGCGGATGCCTTCAATCGCCGCGACTTGGCGGGTTTGGTTGCCCTCATGACCGCGGATGGTCAATCGGACGACAGGCGAAAGGGATTGAGCTCATCCCTCACTGGGCTGGAACGGCATAAGGCCATGCACTCGGCGTTCGAGGTCGCACCCATTGGGCTGCGGCTCGATATCGGGCCCGTCGCGACACGGGGATCTCGCCTCCTGCTGACTCATGACCGCAGCCGCGATACCAACGAGACCGGCCAACCGGTCACGGTCGAACTGTTGACGGTGATCGAAGCCGACGACAGCGGCCTCATCCATGACACCGTGAGCTTCGATCTCGAGGACATCGACAAAGCCTTCGAGGAACTCGACGCCCGCTATCTCCGGGGCGAAGCGGCTGCGTATGCGCCCACATGGTCGGTCGTCACGGAGGGCTACGCCGCGCTCAACCGGCACGAGATGCCCCGGGCGACGCCAGACGTTGTGAACGTCGACCATCGGCCGGGCGTCGCCTTCACGCCGGGTGATTTGTTCCCGTACATCCAGGCCTCTTGGGATATATCGCCCGATCTGAAAGTCCACATCGAGACGGCGCACCGACTGTCCGAACTCGGCACGGTCATCACCCAGGCGGCGAAAGGGAGTTCGCACGAGGGCTTCTATGCCGAGTGGCGACAGATAGTGGTTTTCACGGTCGACGGCGACGAGGTGAACCGCTGCGAGATGTACGAGGAGGCCGACCTCGACGCCGCGCTCGCCAGGTTCGACGAGCTCGGTCAGCAGTCGCCCTCGACTTGA
- a CDS encoding LLM class F420-dependent oxidoreductase, producing MDFRVFVEPQQGATYSDQLAVARAAEALSYSAFFRSDHYLAMSGDGLPGPTDSWVTLAGIARETSTIRLGTMVTSATFRHPGPLAISVAQVDEMSGGRVELGLGAGWFEAEHQAYAIPFPPLGERFDRLEEQLRILTGLWATPVGETFDFSGEHYTVVDSPALPKPTQSPVPIVIGGMGAKRTPALAAEFASEFNVPFVPLDTLKTQFARVADAVAATGRAADSLTYSAAFVVCAGRDEAQITKRAAAINREVDELRSNSPLVGTPAEIVDKLAPFLEAGVQRVYLQLLDQSDLDHLELFASDVVRQLS from the coding sequence GTGGACTTCCGTGTGTTCGTCGAACCCCAGCAAGGCGCTACCTACTCCGATCAGCTCGCGGTGGCCCGCGCTGCCGAGGCCCTGAGTTACTCGGCGTTCTTCAGGTCAGACCACTACCTGGCGATGAGCGGTGACGGTCTGCCCGGGCCGACCGACTCCTGGGTGACGCTGGCCGGCATCGCACGCGAAACCTCGACGATCCGGCTGGGCACCATGGTCACCTCGGCGACCTTCCGCCATCCCGGACCATTGGCCATATCGGTCGCCCAGGTCGATGAAATGAGCGGTGGCCGTGTCGAATTGGGCTTGGGCGCAGGCTGGTTCGAAGCCGAGCACCAGGCGTATGCGATCCCGTTCCCGCCGCTGGGCGAGCGTTTCGACCGGCTCGAAGAGCAGCTGCGCATTCTGACCGGGCTGTGGGCCACCCCGGTCGGTGAGACCTTCGACTTCTCCGGCGAGCACTACACCGTCGTCGACTCACCGGCACTGCCCAAGCCCACGCAGTCACCCGTTCCGATCGTCATCGGCGGCATGGGCGCCAAGCGCACACCGGCGCTGGCGGCGGAGTTCGCGTCGGAATTCAACGTGCCGTTCGTGCCGCTGGACACCCTCAAAACCCAGTTCGCGCGGGTAGCCGACGCGGTGGCCGCGACGGGACGAGCCGCGGATTCCCTGACCTACTCGGCGGCGTTCGTCGTCTGCGCCGGCCGTGACGAAGCGCAGATCACCAAGCGGGCTGCCGCGATCAACCGCGAGGTGGACGAGCTGCGCAGCAATTCCCCGTTGGTCGGCACGCCGGCCGAGATCGTCGACAAGCTGGCCCCGTTCCTGGAGGCCGGGGTGCAGCGGGTTTACCTGCAACTGCTCGACCAGTCCGATCTGGATCATCTGGAGCTCTTCGCCTCTGATGTCGTCCGTCAGCTGAGCTGA
- a CDS encoding type IV toxin-antitoxin system AbiEi family antitoxin domain-containing protein codes for MDVGDVLRQQDGLISRQQAFDAGLREHEIRRLLRRNEWARVHLGVYVDHTGPLTWSQRAWAAVLYAAPAALCFESALGSETSPIHVAVARHRTKLAEPAGVRIHHLVSLQERVLWHVSPPRMRYDEAALDVACRAASELDAIAALANACQSRHTTAQRLLQALDSRRRLRRRRWLRAVLLDIADGTCSVLEHGYLVRIERPHGLPKAIRQKRATSSVGVCYRDAEYGEQLVVELDGRVYHDSSTRRDADFERDLDAAADGRSTVRLSYCQVFDRPCQTAGKIAQVLQRNGIAVAGHPCGPRCEFTRLDRAA; via the coding sequence GTGGACGTCGGCGATGTGCTCCGTCAACAGGACGGGTTGATCTCGCGTCAGCAGGCCTTTGACGCTGGCCTGCGGGAGCACGAGATCCGGCGACTGCTCAGACGCAATGAGTGGGCACGGGTCCACCTGGGCGTGTACGTCGACCACACCGGACCGCTGACCTGGTCGCAACGCGCTTGGGCCGCAGTGCTTTACGCGGCTCCGGCTGCCCTGTGCTTCGAATCGGCCCTGGGAAGTGAAACGTCTCCCATCCATGTCGCTGTCGCGCGACACCGGACGAAACTGGCCGAGCCCGCAGGAGTCCGCATCCACCACCTTGTGAGCCTTCAGGAGCGGGTTCTGTGGCACGTCAGCCCACCGCGGATGCGGTACGACGAAGCCGCGCTTGATGTCGCGTGCCGCGCCGCGTCCGAACTCGATGCCATCGCCGCTCTGGCCAATGCATGTCAATCTCGACATACGACCGCGCAGCGACTGCTGCAGGCACTTGATTCGCGGAGGCGTTTGCGCCGTCGCCGATGGCTGCGAGCGGTGCTGCTCGACATCGCCGATGGCACCTGCTCGGTTCTCGAGCACGGCTATCTCGTTCGCATCGAGCGCCCGCATGGATTACCCAAGGCCATACGGCAGAAGCGGGCCACGTCATCCGTCGGCGTCTGCTATCGCGATGCCGAATACGGCGAACAGCTCGTCGTCGAACTCGACGGCCGGGTCTACCACGATTCATCTACCAGGCGGGATGCGGATTTCGAACGGGATCTCGACGCCGCTGCCGACGGCCGTTCGACAGTCAGGCTCTCCTATTGTCAGGTCTTCGACCGGCCGTGTCAGACCGCGGGCAAGATCGCTCAGGTGCTGCAGCGGAATGGAATCGCCGTCGCCGGCCATCCGTGCGGGCCACGGTGTGAGTTCACTCGCCTCGACCGCGCGGCGTAG